The genomic region aattatcaaagtttaattaataaCCATGATTGTCAATGATCTTTTGTATTCGATTTGGCATAGAATTTAGAATCCTACGGTAGGTTTCTGTGGGAGTGGAGTACCatatttctttggttttttgcCATAAATCCTTCTTATTTTTCAATGTTTCCTTCGCGAGGCGCTTCTTTAAATCTCCCCAAAGGTTTTCAATCAGGCTTAGGTTCGgtgactgttgttgttgtggttgagcagtaactttgccctgtctgtgtaggagtttaatctgctacagtatccagaacgcaaTTGTGCCcagattacgcgggactctccgGGGAGTtggagctgttgttgttgttgttgttgttgttgtagcagcataaacattcaccCTACCTACATACGGGGaacgctgctggagtgacagtccttggccggatataaatccgggtcgtttcggtaacgcagaaccgactgtcgtggaaacgaggaagttggagctcttcgtctgcgattggtgATGGTTGGaatccgatgacggcattcgggggtcgggagcttaagaaggtgataagagtctcccgatgaatgtcgtttatggcctgccTGTACACTGTCCGTTCCAGTAGCTGTCTGTtccctgacgtgcctgggaggtggctcaggctcaagcaggtgtctgcatgggttattatgctccttaacaggcAGCATCAGGGCCTCATCGTGTAGGTGTTGTATCGGTGACATCATAAGACATCTTGTCCTAACCATGAGAATGTACTGATAGTTTGCACTTGTTagtgtgatattctatctctcttttaccaatagcagaATTCTCACCGACAATTGAAAAGGAATATTAAATGAGATATTTGATTTTCGCATTAATATATGTTGTAAATATATGCCATTCTGATACTGCGCATGTATTACACtagtttacgaattttcactttcaaaaatggtcctcgaccaaaaagcgttttttagactaatttgaggtcgctgaaaccaaaaatgaatttttttttttaagaacggtttccgagatattcccaaaaaacctgttttttgggcaatagtgcagttattacctgcaatctcgaaaacagtgcgcgccatttatttgaagtgcataaatttcaaaaggcacacatataacctacatggcaatatataattcgtgtcaatggaagtcgtagttttcgcaaaacagctgtaaagtaaaaaaaagaggcatttttgacgtttttttctaaattatcaaagtttattaacttttttctggaacaaaaaatttttttatatcgacataagataagttttctgaaaaacaattttgtcaTCTACAatttaagcctaagtttgtctgaatcgacgaaaaattgtagaagttataacgTATTATGTGAATGAAGACAATTTCATCGTCTGTCGTATATCCTTTTGATGTATACAATACGgtttcgaacaaaagtaaatcatgCCAGCCGGCGTATTGAGTCACGCAAAATAACTGTTCTTAGGCTCACTAtagttaaaaacaatatttatttcatacaaataaatatatatacatatatatatatatatatcgcaGAATAGGCTTATTTGCCCATTGTACCAATTCCAGCTAATTGCTCATTCTACCAATTCCAGCTAAATAAGAGCTAGGTATGACCATTGTATGTCTGTGTATATTTTTCGGTGGCGCCATAATgggctaatgaagaattttgtgaaagctTTGGCAAAAAAACCGGAAAACACAGCCCTTAAATACTTGAAAACCAAGTTCCCAAGATTGTTAACAGAGAAAATCAAAGCGGGTATATTCGTCGGTCCAcagataaagaaattgtttacggACACAGAATTTCAACAATGCCTTGACAGTTCCGAACTATAAAACGTACatactccaaaatatatttatcatataaattgattggaaaatttacaattaactttgtttttgttaacaggtgttcgcatgtcgttaaaaatgcacctactccacagtcatttggatttttttcctcAGAATTTGGGAACTGAAAGTGGTGAACAAGGCGagcgatttcatcaagatattgctaggattgaaaagcgttatgagggcttttgggatcaaggaatgatgagcgactactgctggatgcaacttcgtgcaacataaaaaaagaagtttgagagtaaaagcgcattttcgacctcaaacatagccaagtcaaaagctgcaaaataacacgtgttgactttatgggtcataatttctacaatttttcgtcgattcagacaaacttagacttaaaatgtaggtgacatAATTGTCTTTTAGAAAACttatcttatgtcgatataaaaaaaaatttttattcaagaaaaaagttaataaactttgataattaagaaaaaaaatcacaaatgcctttttgtttactttcaacagctgttttgcgaaaactacgacttctattgacacgaattatatattgccatgtaggttatatgtgtgcctttcgaaatttatgcacttcaaagaaatggcgcgcactgttttcaAGATTGCAGgcaataactgcactattgcccaaaaaacaggttttttaggaatatctcggaaaccgttctttgaaaaaaaaaaataaaattcatttttggtttcagcgacctcaaattagtttaaaaaacgccttttgACCGAGGACCATTTTAggtgtaaactagtgttatagactaataaaatacttgtaaatgtgttggaatttttgtcgaaagtgcTCAGCACTGTATTGTAGGGGATATATGTAACATGCTGATGGCATATCggttttcaacaatgtacatgTGGtggacaaaagtctacatacaccccCTATTTTCGTCGATTTGAAAGtcctaaaaattttatttgaaactttTCTAATCACAATAAACTAAACAACAACTCATTCTTAAAGATAAAATAACaaagttaataaatattgaTGTTCTCTGATGACAATTCGTTGCCGTCTATTCAACTAATCTTACTAacacattttcttttcatttaattcGCCTTTCTCTCTGTCTAATCCCCCTATGACGTAACAGCCAAAGCTGTGCGATTACagttttgcttcggatggccaaaccttgtaGTCTATCATCTCCCGAGGCTCTAATTGTCGTGAATTCGGTCATTCTTGCGTGCTAAgtcttttaaatgctttaagTCTTTTTAAATCTATTTGGCATTTGTTAGTtgttaagtttttgaaattatttttgttatattattaactatataacgacattaaaattattaaataaatgcataattcATTTAAGAACATACCatttaacaagaaaaataatatatttaatttgaagCGCAGAAATAACAAACTCAAAATTGTACActcatttatacaaaatttataatcgaTAAGTTAGATGATGAAGATCGTCTACGCTGAACCGCACTGTTTaactgctaaaacaacaacacttcCCTAATCCTATTGGGGGAGAGAGTTTACCATTAGAGAAACCATAACTTAACTATATCAGCCGTATGCTTGGGGTCGTTTTCTTGTtgaaagcagtatacatttgaTAACCCCAGCATCTCAACaccttgctttaattttttttttttaaatatccaaATGAGCAAACCTCTCCGTTCTTGAATCAATAAACTGCAATTTTCCAATACCACCAGCTGCCATATACCCCCGCACCATCAACCTACAACGCGTTTGTACCAGGTTCCCTCTTCACAATTTTTACTTCTTCGATACCAAAATGCGAAACTTGCTTTCATCCGAAAAAAcctttctccaaaattctgcaTGCTTGTTTAATGCTCATTTGGTAAGGCAATGCGCTTTTGCCCATTTATTAGGGCAAACTCCTACCAACTGTTCCATGATAGCCGGCTTTTCTTAAGACTCCTCTTGCAGTTGaagtaataatatatttttgaagcaTATTTCATCTTTCACTTTGAAGAAGCCCGATAATACTGAGATTTTCCCTTGCTGTTAATTTACACGGAGGCCCTACTTTTAACCTTGAAGTTATAATTCTGGTATTTTTGAGGTTTAGAATTTCTGTCGGAACTGATTTTCATGCTCTGCTTGGTGTTCTTCCTATTGTCGATAGTTTTTGCCttctttccacaatttttttatgtttttgctcTCGCAAATCTCAATTTATCAGatcaagattatttcatgcaaatattagccgcgactgcgcttcaaatggtccatccgcttagtccaattttggcatactctttccaatgtttcggccggtatctcacatataaatgctttaacgttgtcttccaatgccttaattgaagcaggcttgtctgaatagacatgagctttaacatagttccacaagaaataatctaaaggcgttatatcgcacgatctgggtggccaattgacaggtcccgaacgtgaaataaaatgttcaccgaactcgcctctcaacaagtccattgtcacgcgtgctgtgtggcatgtggcaccgtcttgctaaaaccacatgtcatgcaagtcaagctcttgcattttgggcaaaaaaaagttggatatcatttcacggtagcgctcaccattcacagttacgttacgattcgcagcatctttgaagaagtacggtacaatgatacctccagcccataaaccgcatcaaactatgaccttttctggatactttggtagctcttgcaattcttctggctgatcttcactccaaaatcgacaattctgcttatttacgtacgcattgatccaaaaatgagcatcgtcgctgaacacaatttttctataaaaaagtggatcttcggccaactttccaagagcccattcaccaaaaattctgcgttgctgtagctcgttcggcttcaattcttgcaccagctgtattttgaaaggctacacacctaaatcctttcgccaaattttccacgttgttgagtaacagattcccaattgctgcgaacggcgacgaaccgataattgatggtcatcattaacaatggccgatacagctgcgatattttcttcagtttgcactctacgtaagcgcgttggtggtttgatgtgcaataatgtaaatttggttctaaatttagtcacaatagctcgaatagccgcctcagtgggtcgattaaactgaccataaaatggaagaagcgcgcgataaactttcttaacagaacaggcatttttataataaaattcaatgatttgcaagcgttgttcgcttgtaagacgattcatggttaaattatagaccaaactgaagatgtttgacagtgaaacaaaacacaaaacgtgCGTATGTTCAAAGtgtgtttccacgacagtcggttctacgttaccgaaacgacccggatttatatccggccaaggactgtcaccccagcagcatttcccgtatgtaaatatggggaatgtttatgctgctacaacaacaacaacaaaacgtgcgtcagctatttaaaccaactgtttaaaaagacaatagctaaaaaatcacccgataGTTCTCCGCACATGAAAATTCGTAAACTAATagcttattaaataaaaagtaataattttcctttccaaaaaattgttctaaaaaCACAAAAGGAAACCCCGGAAATGATGAGCGCTCGTCTTACTACGTATTACCGAAAATAAGTACCGTTACAATCGGATAAAACAATAGACAATAAAAATAGAGACCAACGAGatgatgaatttgaatttgtgcTGAGCTTCCCGTTAGAATTTCATTGAcaaatagtatttaaaaatagtcGGAGCGTAGAATTATGGCACCTAGAGTGTATTTGCTCACAATGAAAATAAAGAACTATAAACAAAGCGACTACAGAAAACTTTATttcgaattaaatttaattttgaattgaaacagaattttgaattttgaactaCCACGATATCTTTTATTGCTCTTTACGAGCTTTATAAAGCTACTTTAAGTCCAATGCTGTATTGATATTTATTCCCATTTGATGCatacaattttctttctttcttgatgcctttatttttttgcattttggccGATACCCATTTCTTTTATGAAAGTAAATagtgtaaatgaaaatttagcAATCtgaaagtagttaaaaaaagtatatattttttataatttgtcttTCGAATGTAATCATGAAACTTACCGAAACATTTGTAGCCACGTTGATGGAAAACAACTTCATGGCCGTCAATTGGATTGACAACTGAGAGCGatgcataaaataaattatcatttTGCGAAAACATCGATCCTGCTCTACCCAATTGGAATGAAAAATGGCATCGGGCAACTTTTCGCTATCAGCCATCAATTCTGAAGCGAAATAACAACATGGAGATATCTGCAGTAACACGCACATAAAGTAAGTCCCTGAAGCGACTTGAGTACTTAGATCATCAGAAATGAACATATTTATCATAGTCACGCACAATATTGAAGCGGCGATCAAAAATTGTGTAAACATCGTTTTCGAAATAATCGGTTCGATAACCTCTAGCAatctaataaaaatgaaaacatatGCAATAGGAATACttacatagtacatacatattttcaaatgtacatatattatactcACTTTAAAATCTGTTGATGTGTGATAATACAGTCCACAAGCTCTTTAATTTTATCATCGCTACTCATCTCGACGTTTCTACCCAATAGCTGAACTCTACGTACCAGCAGTTGCAAATGTGCACGTATAACACAAATATATACGGATCCGTAGGAATCGTTTAAGACTTGGTGTAATAAAAAgaagaacataaaaaataaatcgatcgTTGATTGCAAACAAAAATCGAAGTATGACCGGTTCTCGTCCAAAAAGGGTATCCACAGTGAAAGTGGTACTTTTCCATTGATTAAACGGGATGCTCCTGTTAACAGCCAGTATGAAAAGTACGCCATACCAAAAGCGAAGACCAATCTATTGCCCATAATTGCTGATTTACGTATCAATTTCAGATCTTCGGGCTTTGCGTAACGTGCATCCATAAGTGCCAAAGTGGATTCCATGCTACGTAATCGTTTCAAGGATAACgtcataattataatttttggcgGTATGCCAAGCACATTCAGACTGGCCTGTATTGCGATGAGAAGCTGCATAGTTTCTATGGTATGttgcatatattttaaaatgtaacCCACACCGCAAAGAAATGGTGAGAATATAACGGCATTCGTATTAAGAAACGCTGACCAAATATAGTAAAGCGGGCCTGCATCCATTGGTGGGTTTGTGCCCACAATAGTATATCCCTTGAAGAGATAAATAAACGCATCACTTGAACGAAGGTTATCAACGCCGTGTCCAGTTAGTAGCTCAAACATGTTTTTGCTTAACTAATCACCAGTAACAAAGATTTTTGCTAGACAACTTACTGtggaatctttctttcaaaatagGCTTTTATAGCACGAAAATTCAGTAAAAGAAAGCTGAGTAAACCATAGGCGTCGTCAAAAAGATTAACATTCCGTGTCACTTCTTCAACGCTATTGTTAGGAAGTgtatcattattttattatgattaaTCGAAGTAACCAAACTTATGCCAAGCCTAAAATTGcctaaaaaataacataactaagatatatatataaaataatcataAATATGTGATGCGATAAAGCAATATGAGGCGGTGTTATTGTCCCAAACAATTTAAAGAGAAGCATGAGCAGTA from Anastrepha obliqua isolate idAnaObli1 chromosome 2, idAnaObli1_1.0, whole genome shotgun sequence harbors:
- the LOC129237503 gene encoding odorant receptor 7a-like: MFELLTGHGVDNLRSSDAFIYLFKGYTIVGTNPPMDAGPLYYIWSAFLNTNAVIFSPFLCGVGYILKYMQHTIETMQLLIAIQASLNVLGIPPKIIIMTLSLKRLRSMESTLALMDARYAKPEDLKLIRKSAIMGNRLVFAFGMAYFSYWLLTGASRLINGKVPLSLWIPFLDENRSYFDFCLQSTIDLFFMFFFLLHQVLNDSYGSVYICVIRAHLQLLVRRVQLLGRNVEMSSDDKIKELVDCIITHQQILKLLEVIEPIISKTMFTQFLIAASILCVTMINMFISDDLSTQVASGTYFMCVLLQISPCCYFASELMADSEKLPDAIFHSNWVEQDRCFRKMIIYFMHRSQLSIQLTAMKLFSINVATNVSIAKFSFTLFTFIKEMGIGQNAKK